From one Bos indicus x Bos taurus breed Angus x Brahman F1 hybrid chromosome 7, Bos_hybrid_MaternalHap_v2.0, whole genome shotgun sequence genomic stretch:
- the OCEL1 gene encoding occludin/ELL domain-containing protein 1: MPTREPPRTHGSRGNLQTRPPGPGPPRLVSRGLKPSAPPTVYQPQPGAHRTKPKKIVFEDELPSRALLGTKKSTRAICERHVPRPHPVPDYELKYPPVSTAKDRSRYAAVFQDQYPEFLELQQEVGSAQAKLQQLEALLNSLPRPRSQKEAHVAARVWREFEKKQMDPSFLDKQARCHYLKGKLRHLKTQIQKFDDQGDSEGSVYF, translated from the exons ATGCCCACCCGAGAGCCCCCCCGGACCCATGGCTCCCGGGGGAACCTGCAGACCCGTCCGCCTGGCCCTGGCCCTCCG CGGCTGGTGTCTAGAGGCCTCAAACCCAGCGCTCCCCCAACTGTGTACCAGCCCCAGCCCGGAGCCCACAGGACAAAGCCCAAGAAGATTGTATTTGAGGATGAACTCCCCTCCCGGGCCCTCCTGGGCACCAAGAAGTCTACTAGAGCCATCTGCGAGAGACATGTGCCTAGGCCCCACCCCGTGCCTGACTATGAGCT TAAGTACCCACCAGTGAGCACTGCAAAGGATCGGAGCCGCTATGCTGCGGTGTTTCAGGACCAGTACCCAGAGTTCTTGGAGCTCCAGCAGGAGGTGGGCTCTGCACAGGCAAAGCTCCAGCAGCTGGAGGCCCTGCTGAACTCACTGCCCAGACCCCGAAGCCAG AAGGAGGCCCATGTTGCTGCCCGTGTCTGGAGGGAATTTGAGAAGAAGCAGATG GACCCCAGCTTCTTGGACAAGCAGGCTCGCTGCCATTACCTGAAGGGCAAACTAAGGCACCTCAAGACACAGATCCAGAAATTTGATGACCAAGGAGACAGCGAGGGCTCTGTGTACTTCTGA
- the USE1 gene encoding vesicle transport protein USE1, producing the protein MAPAEGAEYHWVVMAASRLELNLVRLLCRCEAMAAEKRDPDEWRLEKYVGALEDMLQALKAQASKPASEVLNEYSRKVDFLKGMLQAEKLTSSSEKALANQFLAPGRVPTTARERVPATKTVHLQSRARYTSEMRSELLGTDSSEEPELDVRKRTGASGPTPRDEKQSAAELDLVLQRHQNLQEKLAEEMLGLARSLKTNTLAAQSVIKKDNQTLSHSLKMADQNLEKLKTESERLEQHTQKSVNWLLWAMLIVVCFIFISMILFIRIMPKLK; encoded by the exons ATGGCGCCGGCGGAAGGGGCGGAGTACCACTGGGTGGTGATGGCAGCGTCGAGGCTGGAGCTGAACCTGGTGCGGCTGCTGTGCCGCTGCGAGGCGATGGCAGCGGAGAAACGGGACCCGGACGAGTGGCGTCTAGAAAAG TACGTGGGAGCTCTCGAGGACATGCTGCAGGCCCTGAAAGCACAGGCGAG CAAACCGGCTTCCGAGGTGCTCAATGAATATTCTCGGAAGGTAGATTTTCTGAAGGGAATGCTGCAGGCAGAGAAACTG ACCTCCTCCTCAGAGAAGGCACTAGCCAACCAGTTCCTGGCCCCTGGCCGAGTACCAACTACAGCAAGGGAACGGGTACCCGCTACGAAGACAGTGCACCTACAGTCACGGGCTCGGTACACCAGTGAAATGCGGAGTGAGCTGCTAGGCACG GACTCTAGTGAAG AGCCTGAACTGGATGTGAGGAAGAGAAC TGGGGCATCAGGGCCCACACCAAGGGATGAGAAGCAGTCAGCAGCCGAGCTAGACCTTGTCCTGCAGCGACACCAGAACCTCCAGGAGAAGCTGGCAGAGGAGATGCTCGGCCTGGCCCGGAGCCTCAAGACCAACACACTGGCTGCCCAGAGTGTCATCAAGAAGGACAACCAG ACCCTGTCACACTCACTCAAGATGGCTGACCAGAACCTGGAAAAGCTGAAGACGGAATCCGAGCGGCTGGAGCAGCACACACAGAAGTCGGTCAACTGGCTGCTCTGGGCCATGCTCATAGTCGTCTGCTTCATCTTCATCAGCATGATCCTCTTCATCCGCATCATGCCCAAACTCAAATAA